CAGGTGCAGGCGGTGTTCCAGGACCCGTCGTCGTCGCTCAATCCGCGCCTCAAGGTCAGCATGCTGCTGGCCGAGCCGCTGCTGGCGCACGGCCAGGGTGGCAACCGCGCCGCGCTGCGGGCCCGGCTGCTGGAGCTGCTGGAGATCGTCGGCCTGCCGCCCGGCGCGCTCGACCTGTACCCGCACGAGTTCAGCGGCGGCCAGCGCCAGCGCATCGCGGTGGCGCGCGCGCTGGCGCTGCGGCCGCGGCTGCTGGTGCTGGACGAGCCGACCTCGGCGCTGGATGTGTCGATCCGCGCGCAGATCGTCAACCTGCTGGCGCAGATCCAGCGCAGCTTCGGGCTGGCCTATGTGGTGATCGCCCATGACCTGGCGCTGGTGGAGCACTTCAGCTCGGCGGTGGGCGTGATGTACCTGGGCAATATGGCGGAAAGCGGGCCCAGCGCCGCGGTCTTCGGCGCGCCGCGTCATCCCTATACGCAGGCGCTGCTGGGCTCGGCGCCGCGGCCCGACCCGGACCACCAGCCCGCCGAAGGCCTGATCCTGGGCGATATCGGCTCGGCGCTGCACCCGCCGCCGGGGTGCAAGTTCCATCCGCGCTGCCCGCGCGCGCTGCCGGCGTGCGCGACGCAGGTGCCGCCGATGCGGCGGCTGGACCCGGCCGCCGGCGCGGCCATGCCGGCGCACCAGGCCGCGTGCCACCTGCTGCAGTAAGCGCCGGCGCAGGCCGCCTGAGCCGTCTCAGCCGCCCTGCATCCGCGACGGATCGTCGCTGCGCGAGGTGGTGGTGACGCTGCCGTCGCTGTTGAAATGCACGTTGAAGAAGGCCTTGTCGGTCGAGGTTTCCATCCAGCGGTAGCCCCACACCTCTTCCTTTTTGAGCGCGAACGCCTCCACCTTGGTGGGTTTGCCCAGCAGGCGGCGGATATCGTCCTTGCTCATGCCGGCGCGCACGCGCGCGAAATTCTCCGGCGTCAGCACCTGCTCGATGCGCGCGACCTTGCCGTCAGCGCCGATGGTGACCATCCACGTGGTGGTGCCTTCGGGGCCGCGCGGGTATTCCAGCCGGCGCCCGCCGTCCGCCTCTTCCCAGACGATCTCGGGCTTGCCGGCCTGGCGGCGCAGCTCTTCCTCGGTCGACTGGCCCGGCACGATGCCCTTGAACAGCTCGCTGTCGGGCTTGATCGCGTTCCAGGTGTTGCGCGCGGTCTCGCCTGCCTTCTTCATGGCTTGGTCGACCTTCTGCTGGTCGCAGCCGAACAGCGCAAGCATCGAG
This Cupriavidus nantongensis DNA region includes the following protein-coding sequences:
- a CDS encoding ABC transporter ATP-binding protein, which encodes MLLEVQDLKKHFPARGGGTVRAVDGVSFAVDAGQTFALVGESGCGKTTIARQLLLLERPSAGAIRFDGQDVLALDRKGVLAYRRQVQAVFQDPSSSLNPRLKVSMLLAEPLLAHGQGGNRAALRARLLELLEIVGLPPGALDLYPHEFSGGQRQRIAVARALALRPRLLVLDEPTSALDVSIRAQIVNLLAQIQRSFGLAYVVIAHDLALVEHFSSAVGVMYLGNMAESGPSAAVFGAPRHPYTQALLGSAPRPDPDHQPAEGLILGDIGSALHPPPGCKFHPRCPRALPACATQVPPMRRLDPAAGAAMPAHQAACHLLQ
- the bamE gene encoding outer membrane protein assembly factor BamE domain-containing protein, whose amino-acid sequence is MGLIASMLALFGCDQQKVDQAMKKAGETARNTWNAIKPDSELFKGIVPGQSTEEELRRQAGKPEIVWEEADGGRRLEYPRGPEGTTTWMVTIGADGKVARIEQVLTPENFARVRAGMSKDDIRRLLGKPTKVEAFALKKEEVWGYRWMETSTDKAFFNVHFNSDGSVTTTSRSDDPSRMQGG